The Temnothorax longispinosus isolate EJ_2023e unplaced genomic scaffold, Tlon_JGU_v1 HiC_scaffold_25, whole genome shotgun sequence nucleotide sequence ACATTAAAGGTACAACTttgcaaatgtatttatacaattgtctataaattcttaaaaataatttacatagaaGAATGAGAAAAGAATTCAGATAGCCATATTTGTCAAGaatgaattttgaaagtgtctgctacaaattttgtcgataaaatgttcacaaaaatataacataatttttcaacaaaatataatatcagatTAACTGCAGAAATTAAGTAGAATTTGGCGTAATCAGTTATACAGGAATTTGTCTCTGCAttctgataaattaattttactataaaaataacaagaaaCATACCCTTATAAttcaaactttaaatttatttttatggacACAACTAAAGCATTATCCTGTGTTAAAGGTGTCGCACAATTCTTTCACTGCGTAAGTTTCTATTGAACGCGTTGAATTAGAACGTGGGAATACCTGTTACATTTACTATACAagattattgcaattttaataacacATCTCCTTATTATAAGGATTATACGGTAATTTCGTTATGATTAAATACTCATAACATTTCTATTCCTTCGAGTCCAAATGGTTGGGTGATAACCAACATACAACAAGCAGGTAAATatgacaattaaattattttttcaaatttttctcgGATTATTTTCTTGTAGAAGCATAAATTAAGCttaaattcttgaatttaaaTCAACATTGTCTCAGAAAATAATGACAGATAGTAACATAGCGTTttagttaataatttacaatatttgcatttctaattaaaatatgagcAAATTCTTCcatgcaatattatatttatatacactttgaacattaaagatattaacatCTGTAaacatttcttattaaattgcgttaaatataattaataatcaaaatttatttaacgtatGGTAGGATATTATCGTGTTAATTACGATGCTATATATTGGGGATGGATTATCCATTATTTAAAGACGTCTGACGaatatacaaagatacatGTGATTAATCATGCCCAAATTATCGGTGATGCATTTTACTTTCTGGTAAATGATCAACTTACCTTGCCCacttttgtattataaaactaGCGAAATATCTACAACGAGAGATTGTTCAAAGCTCTTGAATAATATATgtctagtttttttttattcaaagaaaGTGCATACCTAAAGGTACGTAggaacaaatattataaatataaacttgaAAGCATTACACTATACGTTTCTatgtattacaaataaaaagtaattttataaataatttacataaaattttatcaagaattaagtatatatactCTCTAAAACTGAATCAGTGAACagtcactgatatcagtgTAAAGTATGCCACTGATTCGAATCAGTTAGTCTTGAAAAGAAATGATACTTTCACGTGATTCAAGATGGGTAACGCTAGATCCACTTTAACACGAAATTAACGCGCTGTTTTTAGCACAATGTGAGAAGCAGTCATTTaactgtacatttttttaatacaactaagaaatgatttaaaataatccatCACAGGATACTTATCAGCTAAACACATTTTTTGCTATTAAAATCTGCAAAATTGTAATGTAACCTATtagaacaaaaattaaaaaagaacttttttttttaattgtatctttatcacacatttttaataaaattactaagAGATTTTATTACGAAAAGAACGGTATccaataaacattaaaatccGACTATTCGTTCTCACTAATCTTGTCAAACGTGAAAAATGTGCCCGTTTTTCTACGCACTATATCCTTAACAAACAAACATTTGTGCTATTTGTGAGACAATTTATTATCCTTTGTTAATAAGGAATCAATGTGTAAATCAAACATtcgtctatttttattattttattgacagttaataatttattatacatcttttttcaaaaaatcgctGATTTCTCAtcttaaaattcaaaataactttaaaacctGACGTAATAGAGCAAACTGAACAGCGCATTGTTTTTCGTGAacgaaaatttataagatataccTACTCTGATTACAGTTACTTgatcataattttcttttgtgggcctgtgattataattaattatttctaggTACAAATGCGAGACATCTTACATAAACttcttgaaaatataacatataccGAAAAATCTGATGAGAGACCTCATGACTTTATTAAACACTTAAGACATGAAGCTGCGAAATGGGCATGTGTTCTCGGTGACGTGGAGTGCAAACATATTGCCACTTTAAAATTGTGGCGACATTTGGATGATAATGAaacgtattatattttgaataatattataatcattttttcgtatatttcTGATAATGATACAATTTGGTAATACATTTGATCGAATTAGAAAACCACAATATACAAgttttctacattttattattttttctcggtATTGTGCAGACTTTTGCCAGAATGGAAGAAATGGACATATTGTAATGCTTTAATGAATAATGATACTATTTGGTGAAAAGCATTCTGTACAGGGTCAAACAAATCAGATAACAAACTTTTAGAATATCTATCTTGCTCTGCATCTTCTATAGTATAGTATCGTACGCGCAAATACTTAACCAGAATGGTCAATAAATCGGAACTCTATGGTTTACAAATACCAAACTGCAAGAATGTAATAATGCAGCCTAATGATTGTGTAAAAAGTTTTCTTCTCATTGTTACAAAACATCCAAAGGGGCGAAGTCTTAGCATatgtattacaaaatttaatgaaaagaaagCCAAGGTAacattaatgttttttttgtaGACCATGTTatgtttgtttaaatattgtaagtatttattatatctaataaaaaccTTATTGTTATGATTTAATAGAGAAGTTAGTATGCGTGtggtattaataattagtattattaatcatCTGCAGTCTCAGCATCAACTCGACAaggtaaattttatcattaatccTGATATGATAGGGCAGAACGGGGGTATAGGAACCACgggataataataatcatcttAGAATAAATTGACTGTCGCGCGTTACAAATCCGAACTTGCGTGTGAGAGCAACTGCCTAtctctatataataaaattgtatttcattAGATCTTAGTAGTCTCCATAATTCATCATTACTGCAACATTTATTACTGGTgaatattagaataatttgttttagGTAAAtgaaactattaaaaaattgaagtgtCATATTGATGACACCAATAACGTTCTACCAATACAACTGGTAGAACGTTAAATAAATGCACGGTTGTGTCGGAAATCATGAGTCAGCTGCATTATTTTCAGAATCTTATgctgaaataattgattgtaacagtgacatatatttatatataggtacTTTTATTACAGACAATATTTCATACAATGCTCctgtttgttttaataaatattctgtgTAAAGggaatttctaaatattattctgagacattttttgaaataatatattatacgtattttttaatataaagtatatgaaattttacgaaaaattgtCATACTGGTTTAAAAGTGCAGTAATGTAACCAGTATGTCGGTAgcataattaaatcaaatatagcATATAATTAGTGAGTCTTAGAATAATTTGTGTAATGTTCTttgctcgaaaaattttaatttttgacattatttttacttatttttaattagtttagtatacttacattattattattattattattattgttattattattattattatttatattattaacagtttctttgtaatattaatattaaataatcttagATCTATATATcggttattatattaatattaaagattgtACTCtgtgattaatattaaaaatattaatgtttttacaaCTTTCAAGTCActtatactaattatatatgatagttTGTGTAATGTTCTTTGCTCTgataatctaattattttgtgACTGATACTGTGATTTTGTTACTATATAGTGTCAGTATaaacattctatttttatacttatatatctgtaattataaaaataaaacatatttttaaattattaacaatccTTTCGgctaataattgatatttagaaaagaatgtaCCTTGCTATGCCATGTAGAAGTtctaaatacataaatttagacatttttatttacaatttcaaAGATAGTTATAGCAAAAATATCCTGTAAAAGCCCTCCATTATCCCCGTTAACTTTAACGagcaattttctttctttatatatttttatatattaattctttattcttattagtatttataattttttaatttatttatatataaaatatttgtattacactgcaaaaaaaaatcttgttttagaaaaatgtaatttttggaTTAGAATATTCCATATCTAATccttatctaaaaaaaatattaataaaaattggattaaaattgtttaaaagcATTGAAAACTTAAAGCTTCTATTTTCATTTGTTTAGTATAACTCCACGACACTTCATTGTTTTCCTGTTGTGCGATTCCTCAGtagtttttctattatttgttagatattttttaatttaggaaTTTTAAGATGGAAAAATCATCACATAAGTCCAGGAAGTGGCATCATTCGCTCACGAACGCCTCCGAACGATTTTCTTGCTTTTATCGATTTGCAGGACGCGTACCTGCTTCTATCAATCCATCAGGAGGAGAGAAAATTCTTACGTTTCCGTTTTCAGGGTCAACTTTTCCAATTAAGAGCCCTACTGCCTTTTGGACTTGCATCAGCCGCTTAcatctttacaaaaattgtttatgcGGGGTCCTCTTCATTAATACAttgaataataagaaaacaaaataaaagtttaaaaatctctaaaataaaaattatgtagaatGCAGGACAAATGCAGAAATAAATAACTGCGcaatataatacttatttcaTCATATAGcagatttatttctatatgtcCTTCTAgttaatgtttataaagtcattattagttatttacttatcgagtatttatttatcaaggTTGCTTCGGTTACggaattataaaaacatttaccAGCACACACAGCAGAAACAAACAGAAACTTCAGGATAGGACAACAGGTTAACTGCTAATGAAAAGTAACGGTTCTGTTTTCGGCGAGTAAGAGGCTAATTTCCAATAGAAAACCATCATTCGACACTAATCTTCGTCACCGATTACCTGCATTTGCAGATCAAGTGATTTCCATCAAATAAGTAGTATTTCATTCTATCTGTATTTCTTGGAAATGGAAATGGAAGCAAGAAAAGAGGATAATTCGACATTTTCTTATAGTGTGGTCCACCCACTGAGTAGAAACAAAGCTTTACGAAACTTTTGGGTACGTCTGATTTGATTAAtcgtagttttattttaaagctcAATATACTCACGCAGAATAGGCACCAATGCGTATCTATATTTTCGTAActatattttcgtatttcaaaaatatttctctaagATATATGcaggaataaaaatattcctcAATCACTagaatgttattaaaataatgtatattagaaataatcttCGCGATAATGGAACACGTATATTTGGTGAAGTAagaaaacgtaattttgttttttattttacagtacGTAACTGAAAAGGGAGAGAAATCAAAACCAGaggaaagattaaaaatctcGTATGATAAAATCCAATCCGCACTGTCACTAATGAGAATAAAAGACAAGACCATTCAGATGACACCATGTGACGAGGTAATAAATACCATAATAAGATCTCCTTATGATGTAACTATTTTACCTTCGCACTTTTATCAGCgcatatttaacaaatatgtaaaaagcAGATGACCTAAAGTCTACAAATACTTCAATATCAAATTCTTGTAACTCTAAAAATCTTAACATTTGTAGATCTCAgaatttaagtaataaaaataaacaaaaatataaacgtaaaaatgTAACATCTAAGTATTTTGCGTATGTATTAAAAGTgacttgaaataaatttcactgTAAACTGAAATAGATTACATgcaataaagtaatataaattgagagattattttaaacaacGATTTGACTGTGTTCTTCGCAATATtagacataaatatatatctttgattAACACACTGTAAGACAAAATATTCGTGAAAACTAGCTTAAAGCCGATCTTTAAATGAATGTAATATGATTGCAGAGTCAACTTCTTCGCGGACAtggttttgaaatttttctaaagaaagAATTACACCAGATAACGGGCAGCGTCAAAGCACGCGGCGCAGTTTATTCTCTACTACAGTTATCGAACAAGCAATGCAAGGGCGTGATAACAGCTTCAACGGGCAGTTTCGCACATACCCTCTGCTATTTTGGGAAAAAGTTTGGAATACCGGTAACTGTTATGATACCGCTATCAGAAGCCGTTGCAAAAACAATCGATACGTGTCTAGCTCTCGGAGCATTCGTGTCCATCGCCAGTTATAATATTGTAGAAGCACATAAAGAAGCTGTGCGTACCGCCCAGAAGAATGGCTTAGTTTACATTGACGGGTACTccttttttatcaattaattaggTTGAAATTAGGGtagaaaagatattttgtaaaagaaactttttattattatattgtttactCAATATCTAAGAAGTAATTAGGGGAGACTGGGGCTCGTTGGCACAgttttcacaatttcggcattttatttttttattattacaataaactaCTGTTGTTACTCAAAATAGCATGTCGTATAGCAATAGAAACTTTCTTTTCAACTAATAATACGTCACTTTAATTTACTTCTCAAGCTGAAGaacattaatacaatattttggGACGCTTGAAACTTGCCATCTCTTGAATcagtttccttttttttttttttttattgtgatacTTGTTTGGTTTAAGtaaaactttgggaaaagtATTTATgtcataaaagaaatattttgtaagacGAAACGCAATGCCAACTTGCCAAGATCTCCCctactttttttgttacacttttcttaatattgatataaaatgctgatattatatatgaattttaatggtataaataaaatcataaatagaatata carries:
- the LOC139824051 gene encoding L-threonine ammonia-lyase-like, producing MEMEARKEDNSTFSYSVVHPLSRNKALRNFWYVTEKGEKSKPEERLKISYDKIQSALSLMRIKDKTIQMTPCDESQLLRGHGFEIFLKKELHQITGSVKARGAVYSLLQLSNKQCKGVITASTGSFAHTLCYFGKKFGIPVTVMIPLSEAVAKTIDTCLALGAFVSIASYNIVEAHKEAVRTAQKNGLVYIDGNDHPSMIIGQATLGIEMMEEKINAEAVILPTSINGCGLITGIAMAIKGRNPNIKIIMVHSALHDPLTKSIREKTIRDHNLKQDYIWHCNSRGIENNLFDVIVEVNATSVKTAARILLEEENIDDLSAAIGLAAIVSDKLNELKGKRILIPVFGKMDRLSNVKNNKTDDNPSSEPCAGPSNA